The Kitasatospora sp. NBC_00374 genome has a segment encoding these proteins:
- a CDS encoding TetR/AcrR family transcriptional regulator produces the protein MSDRRGADGRSAETRIRILDATLASLVRNGYGGTTARAIAQSGGFAPGVIYYHFTDLDDLVVATLSHTCDARARRYRSELSGVERAGRVVELLRELYQEDTEVGHIAAVQEIYAGARPGSRAAERLMLETRRWEELAGEVLTTLLRGKPLASLVNVPVVASAAVAFYLGMETLTHLDGDRSRPAQLFDQAARLAAVLDRIPRLRRRG, from the coding sequence TGTCTGACAGGCGCGGCGCCGACGGCCGCAGCGCCGAGACCCGGATCCGGATCCTCGACGCCACCCTCGCCAGCCTGGTCCGCAACGGCTACGGCGGCACCACCGCCCGGGCGATCGCGCAGAGCGGGGGCTTCGCGCCCGGCGTCATCTACTACCACTTCACCGACCTGGACGACCTGGTGGTGGCGACGCTGTCGCACACCTGCGACGCGCGGGCCCGTCGGTACCGCTCCGAGCTGTCCGGGGTCGAGCGGGCCGGGCGGGTGGTCGAGTTGCTCCGCGAGTTGTACCAGGAGGACACCGAGGTCGGGCACATCGCCGCCGTCCAGGAGATCTACGCGGGTGCCCGGCCCGGCTCCCGGGCGGCCGAGCGGCTGATGCTGGAGACGCGCCGCTGGGAGGAGTTGGCCGGGGAGGTGCTGACCACGCTGCTGCGCGGCAAGCCGCTGGCGTCGCTGGTCAACGTCCCGGTGGTGGCGAGCGCCGCCGTCGCGTTCTATCTCGGGATGGAGACCCTGACGCACCTGGACGGCGACCGCTCACGGCCCGCCCAGCTCTTCGACCAGGCGGCCAGGCTCGCCGCCGTCCTCGACCGGATCCCTCGGCTGCGCCGTCGCGGCTGA
- a CDS encoding LysR family transcriptional regulator, giving the protein MLDIRRLVLLRDLAEHGTVTAVAELHRVTASAVSQQLKQLEAETGVRLLDRDGRSVRLTAAGHALAADTEPVLAALEQARARMSALAGRAAGPFRVACFTSALAPLAAPLSALLEHDHPELRVHITEAEPEASLPLLRHRRTDLAVIYRYTNLATPDPVGIETRPLLHDPLLAVLHADHPAARAAVGGGPMPLAALAGTPWITAAEGTACREAVLHACRAAGFGPQIRHVCTDFAAMLALAAVGGQVALVPRLALAALPPGLVARPLADPAPARTVEVAVRRGSAGEPAVAACLTALELVAGAVRSDGGAGAGGDY; this is encoded by the coding sequence ATGCTCGATATTCGCCGTCTGGTCCTGCTGCGCGACCTGGCGGAGCACGGCACCGTCACCGCCGTCGCCGAACTGCACCGCGTCACCGCGTCGGCCGTCTCCCAGCAGCTGAAACAGCTGGAGGCCGAGACCGGGGTCCGGCTGCTCGACCGCGACGGCCGCAGCGTCCGGCTCACCGCGGCCGGGCACGCCCTCGCCGCCGACACCGAACCGGTGCTCGCCGCCCTCGAACAGGCCCGGGCCCGGATGAGCGCCCTGGCCGGCCGGGCCGCCGGCCCCTTCCGGGTGGCCTGCTTCACCAGCGCCCTGGCCCCCCTGGCGGCGCCCCTGAGCGCCTTGCTGGAACACGACCACCCCGAGCTGCGGGTGCACATCACCGAGGCCGAACCGGAGGCCAGCCTGCCACTGCTGCGCCACCGCCGCACCGACCTCGCGGTCATCTACCGCTACACCAACCTCGCCACCCCCGACCCGGTCGGCATCGAGACCCGGCCGCTGCTCCACGACCCGCTGCTCGCCGTCCTGCACGCGGACCACCCCGCGGCCCGCGCCGCCGTCGGCGGCGGCCCGATGCCGCTCGCCGCCCTGGCCGGAACCCCGTGGATCACCGCGGCCGAGGGGACCGCCTGCCGTGAGGCGGTGCTGCACGCCTGCCGGGCAGCCGGCTTCGGTCCCCAGATCCGGCACGTCTGCACCGACTTCGCCGCGATGCTCGCCCTCGCCGCCGTCGGCGGCCAGGTCGCGCTGGTGCCGCGCCTCGCGCTCGCCGCCCTGCCGCCCGGGCTGGTGGCCCGGCCGCTCGCGGACCCGGCGCCGGCCCGTACCGTCGAGGTGGCGGTCCGCCGGGGCAGCGCCGGGGAGCCGGCGGTCGCGGCCTGCCTCACGGCACTGGAGCTGGTGGCGGGCGCCGTCCGCTCGGACGGCGGCGCGGGTGCCGGGGGCGACTACTGA
- a CDS encoding zinc-dependent alcohol dehydrogenase family protein codes for MRATVIHGPQDIRVEEVADPRVERSTDAVVRVTHACVCGSDLWAYRGVAARQPGQRIGHEFVGVVEEVGAGVTGLRPGDRVLAPFVWSDGTCSYCLEGLHTSCPQGGFWGEVGSDGGQGEAVRVPFADGTLVRLPRDLDEALMPAVLALSDVMSTGHHAALAAGARPGATVAVVGDGAVGLCGVLAAHRLGAERIVILGRHGDRTAVARRFGATEVVAARGEDAVAAVRELTDGQGAAAVLEAVGTEESMRTAISIARDGGAVGFVGVPHGGSAGVDLGQMFGRNIALRGGVAPARAYIPELLADVLAGRLDPSPVFDLTVGLSEVPEAYAAMDERRALKALIAF; via the coding sequence GTGCGCGCCACCGTCATCCACGGCCCCCAGGACATCCGCGTCGAGGAGGTCGCGGACCCGCGGGTCGAGCGGTCCACGGACGCGGTGGTGCGGGTGACCCACGCCTGCGTGTGCGGCAGCGACCTGTGGGCGTACCGGGGAGTCGCGGCCCGGCAGCCGGGGCAGCGGATCGGGCACGAGTTCGTCGGCGTGGTCGAGGAGGTCGGCGCGGGCGTCACCGGGCTGCGGCCCGGCGACCGGGTGCTGGCCCCGTTCGTGTGGTCGGACGGCACCTGCTCGTACTGCCTGGAGGGGCTGCACACCTCGTGCCCGCAGGGCGGGTTCTGGGGCGAGGTGGGCTCGGACGGCGGGCAGGGCGAGGCGGTCCGGGTACCGTTCGCGGACGGGACGCTGGTCCGGCTGCCGCGCGACCTGGACGAGGCGCTGATGCCCGCCGTCCTGGCCCTGTCCGACGTGATGTCGACCGGCCACCACGCCGCACTGGCGGCCGGGGCCCGGCCGGGTGCCACCGTCGCGGTGGTGGGCGACGGCGCGGTCGGGCTGTGCGGGGTGCTCGCCGCGCACCGGCTCGGCGCCGAGCGGATCGTCATCCTCGGCCGGCACGGGGACCGGACGGCCGTCGCACGGCGGTTCGGGGCGACCGAGGTGGTCGCGGCGCGCGGCGAGGACGCGGTGGCCGCCGTCAGGGAGCTCACCGACGGCCAGGGCGCGGCGGCCGTGCTGGAGGCGGTCGGCACCGAGGAGTCGATGCGGACCGCGATCTCGATCGCCCGGGACGGCGGCGCGGTCGGGTTCGTCGGTGTCCCGCACGGCGGCAGTGCGGGTGTCGACCTCGGCCAGATGTTCGGCCGCAACATCGCGCTGCGGGGCGGCGTCGCCCCTGCCCGCGCGTACATTCCCGAGCTGCTCGCCGACGTGCTGGCCGGCCGGCTCGACCCGTCGCCCGTGTTCGACCTGACGGTCGGCCTGTCGGAGGTGCCGGAGGCCTACGCTGCGATGGACGAACGGCGTGCTCTGAAGGCGCTCATAGCTTTCTGA
- a CDS encoding NAD(P)H-binding protein, translating to MYVVIAGGHGKIARRLGRLLTGRGDTVTGLVRNPAHREDLLADGTSPLVCDLEALTPADLAVHLAGADAVVFAAGAGPGSGAARKDTVDRAAAVLLADAAVLAGVRRYLMVSTRGAGSPPPAGADETWAAYVTAKTAADEYLMAQDLDWTVLRPAALTDEPGAGAVRLTAGRSVGDVPREDVAAVLAALLDVPETAGLVLELAGGPEPVAEAVARAAAERTGAR from the coding sequence ATGTACGTCGTCATCGCCGGCGGCCACGGGAAGATCGCCCGCCGCCTCGGCCGCCTGCTCACGGGCCGCGGCGACACCGTCACCGGCCTGGTGCGCAACCCGGCGCACCGCGAGGACCTGCTCGCCGACGGCACCAGCCCGCTGGTGTGCGACCTGGAGGCCCTCACCCCGGCCGACCTCGCGGTCCACCTCGCGGGCGCGGACGCGGTGGTGTTCGCCGCCGGCGCCGGGCCGGGCAGCGGCGCGGCCCGCAAGGACACCGTCGACCGGGCGGCCGCGGTGCTGCTCGCCGACGCCGCCGTCCTCGCCGGGGTCCGCCGCTACCTGATGGTCTCCACCCGCGGCGCCGGCAGCCCGCCGCCGGCCGGCGCCGACGAGACCTGGGCCGCCTACGTCACGGCCAAGACCGCCGCCGACGAGTACCTCATGGCACAGGACCTGGACTGGACGGTGCTGCGGCCCGCCGCGCTCACCGACGAGCCGGGCGCCGGCGCGGTGCGGCTGACCGCCGGACGCAGCGTCGGCGACGTCCCCCGCGAGGACGTCGCCGCGGTGCTGGCCGCGCTGCTGGACGTGCCGGAGACGGCCGGCCTGGTCCTCGAACTGGCCGGGGGGCCGGAGCCGGTGGCGGAGGCGGTCGCCCGGGCCGCCGCCGAGCGGACCGGGGCACGCTGA
- a CDS encoding DUF6445 family protein produces MPPPPRRTSALPVLPYRRPTPGRDYWVLDDVLPEADAVRARCLAKDDWVEGYPYKPESWPGLRTMPGLEPEELARVERLVRKATGARKIWRETAPGGATLNHNCVQVVGEGECEVRPHADSRTLCRYAAVLYLNPTVPDDYGTSFFRQNLPGGVLGGNLVAAPHNNLVDALGTRYVPPDSFTEDVRVPHRYNRLLLYKANLIHSATGYYGTTLADKRMTAVFFWMA; encoded by the coding sequence ATGCCGCCCCCGCCGCGCCGAACCTCGGCTCTCCCCGTGCTGCCCTACCGCAGGCCGACGCCCGGCCGCGACTACTGGGTACTGGACGACGTCCTGCCCGAGGCCGACGCGGTGCGGGCCCGCTGCCTGGCGAAGGACGACTGGGTCGAGGGATACCCGTACAAGCCGGAGAGCTGGCCCGGGCTGCGGACGATGCCCGGCCTGGAGCCCGAGGAGCTGGCCCGGGTCGAACGGCTGGTCAGAAAGGCCACCGGGGCCCGGAAGATCTGGCGGGAGACCGCCCCGGGCGGCGCGACCCTCAACCACAACTGCGTCCAGGTCGTCGGCGAGGGCGAGTGCGAGGTCCGGCCGCACGCCGACTCCCGGACCCTGTGCCGGTACGCCGCCGTGCTGTACCTCAACCCGACCGTGCCCGACGACTACGGCACCAGCTTCTTCCGGCAGAACCTGCCCGGCGGGGTGCTCGGCGGCAACCTGGTCGCGGCCCCGCACAACAACCTGGTGGACGCGCTGGGCACCCGCTACGTCCCGCCGGACTCCTTCACCGAGGACGTGCGGGTGCCGCACCGCTACAACCGCCTGCTGCTCTACAAGGCCAACCTGATCCACAGCGCCACCGGCTACTACGGGACGACCCTGGCGGACAAGCGGATGACGGCGGTCTTCTTCTGGATGGCCTGA
- a CDS encoding tetratricopeptide repeat protein encodes MTEENVPTGIGQRIQRLRHERGLTQRRLAEPAYTAAYVSTVEAGRVRPSETALRHFAERLGVTSDELATGRPAHLATELHLALTEAQSALAAGDTADAAERFTACLDRATRYGLATARPAALLGLGDCALEGGHLDEARAHYEAAERLQADEPLPRRAAAIRGRAVAHLLAGELRYACYLLESTIDQLNASGLHDPDALLLLYSAAIGPYMDMGAHARAAQAAELALALAPGATDPALVAGLHRSVARTLIAEGRTAEADASLAKAQALYQELRLHCDLAKCHWMRGYVHAQAGDLEQAERELRTARTMLASRRALLFTQQVEVELADVLRRRGSHREAGELLGSLLDRIGPDRGAVHAAGAHRLLGLIAEDRGDPEAAEEHYVSALSLLERAGAAGDLADLCRLLGDLLRRGGRVEAALDIYRTGLGHRAAPGTTTLGPAPAHPPVQAGW; translated from the coding sequence ATGACCGAAGAGAACGTGCCCACCGGGATCGGGCAGCGGATCCAGCGGCTGCGCCACGAACGCGGCCTGACGCAGCGCAGGCTCGCCGAGCCCGCCTACACCGCCGCCTACGTGTCCACCGTGGAAGCCGGCCGGGTCCGCCCCTCCGAGACCGCACTGCGGCACTTCGCCGAACGCCTCGGTGTCACCAGCGACGAGCTCGCCACCGGCCGCCCGGCCCACCTCGCCACCGAACTGCACCTCGCCCTGACCGAGGCGCAGAGCGCGCTCGCGGCGGGCGACACCGCCGACGCGGCCGAACGGTTCACGGCCTGCCTGGACCGGGCCACCCGGTACGGGCTCGCGACCGCCCGTCCCGCCGCCCTGCTCGGCCTCGGCGACTGCGCGCTGGAGGGCGGCCACCTCGACGAGGCCCGCGCGCACTACGAGGCGGCCGAACGCCTGCAGGCCGACGAGCCGCTGCCCCGCCGCGCCGCCGCGATCCGCGGCCGCGCCGTCGCCCACCTGCTCGCCGGTGAACTCCGCTACGCCTGCTACCTGCTGGAGAGCACCATCGACCAGCTCAACGCGAGCGGGCTGCACGATCCGGACGCGCTGCTGCTGCTCTACTCCGCCGCGATCGGCCCCTACATGGACATGGGCGCCCACGCCCGCGCCGCCCAGGCCGCCGAACTCGCCCTCGCACTCGCCCCCGGTGCCACCGACCCCGCCCTGGTCGCCGGCCTGCACCGCAGCGTCGCCCGCACCCTGATCGCCGAGGGCCGCACCGCCGAGGCCGACGCCTCGCTGGCCAAGGCCCAGGCGCTCTACCAGGAGCTGCGCCTCCACTGTGACCTCGCCAAATGCCACTGGATGCGCGGCTACGTCCACGCCCAGGCCGGCGACCTGGAGCAGGCGGAACGCGAACTGCGCACCGCCCGCACCATGCTGGCCTCCCGGCGGGCCCTGCTCTTCACCCAGCAGGTGGAGGTCGAACTCGCGGACGTGCTGCGCCGCCGCGGCTCCCACCGGGAGGCCGGCGAACTGCTCGGCAGCCTGCTCGACCGGATCGGCCCCGACCGCGGCGCCGTCCACGCGGCCGGGGCGCACCGCCTGCTCGGCCTCATCGCCGAGGACCGGGGCGACCCGGAGGCCGCCGAGGAGCACTACGTCAGCGCCCTGTCGCTGCTCGAACGCGCCGGAGCCGCCGGAGACCTGGCCGACCTGTGCCGCCTGCTGGGCGACCTGCTGCGCCGCGGCGGACGGGTCGAGGCGGCCCTGGACATCTACCGCACCGGCCTCGGCCACCGCGCGGCCCCCGGCACGACGACCCTCGGCCCGGCCCCCGCGCACCCCCCGGTGCAGGCGGGCTGGTGA
- a CDS encoding M64 family metallopeptidase, with translation MRRGRLTTLILAGTTALAALGVGAAPTAAAAPAPVGGGTQPTGHQVEVFAEDGGISRTLVPAKSPAAGPRPRSERSAGDGTVTPIVRNGSTDAKLDVVIVGDGYTAAEQDRFHTDAATKWQEITAVEPYATYRALFNVWAVDAHSAQSGVSGDPGKSTVRDTALGSYFWCEDIERLLCVDTDAVDRYAAKAPQADLVIVVANSAKYGGAGYNDIVSPLGYSGIATVAGGNDRSGQIAVHETGHSLGKLADEYFYAEYGTYDGDEPAEVNTTELTAAQMRRKHAKWYRWLGRTSPDGGTVGAYEGGGYYPHGIYRPTDNSIMRSLGREFNLPGREAMIAGFYRYASTLASATPADTVLTRSDRLTVDLPVTGTRLRWYLDGRELRALDGRTTVDISSLGLPGPWWLRHRLTAVATDRTPAVIDPELRTSLTDTLSWRVTR, from the coding sequence GTGCGCAGAGGCAGACTCACCACCCTGATCCTGGCCGGCACCACCGCCCTGGCCGCCCTCGGCGTCGGCGCCGCGCCCACCGCCGCGGCCGCGCCCGCTCCGGTCGGCGGCGGGACACAGCCGACCGGCCACCAGGTCGAGGTCTTCGCGGAGGACGGCGGGATCAGCCGCACCCTGGTGCCCGCCAAGTCCCCGGCCGCCGGCCCCCGGCCGCGCAGCGAGCGCTCGGCCGGCGACGGCACCGTCACCCCGATCGTCCGCAACGGCAGCACCGACGCCAAGCTCGACGTCGTCATCGTCGGCGACGGCTACACCGCGGCCGAACAGGACAGGTTCCACACCGACGCCGCCACCAAGTGGCAGGAGATCACCGCGGTCGAGCCCTACGCGACGTACCGCGCGCTGTTCAACGTCTGGGCCGTGGACGCCCACTCCGCCCAGTCCGGCGTCTCCGGCGACCCCGGGAAGTCCACGGTCCGCGACACGGCCCTCGGCTCGTACTTCTGGTGCGAGGACATCGAGCGCCTGCTCTGCGTCGACACCGACGCCGTCGACCGGTACGCCGCCAAGGCGCCGCAGGCGGACCTCGTCATCGTCGTCGCCAACAGCGCCAAGTACGGCGGCGCCGGCTACAACGACATCGTCTCCCCGCTCGGCTACTCGGGCATCGCCACCGTGGCCGGCGGCAACGACCGCTCCGGCCAGATAGCCGTCCACGAGACCGGCCACTCCCTGGGCAAGCTCGCCGACGAGTACTTCTACGCCGAGTACGGCACCTACGACGGGGACGAACCGGCCGAGGTCAACACCACCGAACTCACCGCAGCCCAGATGCGCCGCAAGCACGCCAAGTGGTACCGCTGGCTCGGCCGCACCTCGCCCGACGGCGGCACCGTCGGCGCGTACGAAGGCGGCGGCTACTACCCGCACGGGATCTACCGGCCCACCGACAACTCGATCATGCGGTCGCTGGGCCGGGAGTTCAACCTGCCCGGCCGTGAGGCGATGATCGCGGGCTTCTACCGGTACGCGTCGACGCTCGCCAGCGCCACCCCGGCCGACACCGTCCTGACCCGTTCGGACCGCCTCACCGTCGACCTGCCCGTCACCGGCACCCGGCTGCGCTGGTACCTCGACGGCCGGGAGCTGCGCGCACTCGACGGCCGCACCACGGTCGACATCTCCTCCCTCGGCCTCCCCGGCCCCTGGTGGCTGCGCCACCGCCTCACCGCCGTCGCGACCGACCGGACGCCCGCCGTCATCGACCCGGAACTGCGCACCTCGTTGACCGACACCCTGTCCTGGCGGGTCACCCGCTGA
- a CDS encoding alpha/beta hydrolase: protein MTGTFALLRQFDPASLHDAARAWRQLAAESEEADTRHRSQVNGPLRHARWEGRDADGAFYAMERNEEILQILKVEGEAASLTLDTVSERMNQARTNLLNALHRAEEWGLPVSSDGTVEMPPQDPGEQHDPDARTARQNTAILRGQLQERIDRALADAREASDQGARALGRLDANILARPRVFGAAAESAQDAKDVTEDLGLTEYIPANKDPQQAADWWKSLTPEQQHGYLALHPEEIGRLDGLPSTVRDEANRLVLEQQLDALKAGDPRGTGITYEEYNQREAAMRGLKQRLDRQDGEPEAKRLFLLGLDPEGDGRAIVAMGNPDTADHTAVLVPGTATTLESMPGQIERIDRLQSSALGSAQPGQSVSVISWLGYDAPEVDLSVAGRGRAEDGAADMRQFTQGTRVAQGDHRSHLTVIGHSYGTTAVGAAAAGGQGLGADDIVAIASPGLTTGNAADLHMDPKHVWVGAARDDNIRAATDLTLGPDPMYEGFGGNNIKIDTSGHSGYWDPDSQSLQNQGRIIAGQLPETVPKERRIDPNPGNGIGPNTRSPR, encoded by the coding sequence ATGACCGGCACCTTCGCACTCCTCCGGCAGTTCGACCCGGCCAGCCTGCACGACGCGGCCCGGGCCTGGCGACAGCTGGCCGCCGAGTCCGAGGAGGCCGACACCCGGCACCGCTCACAGGTCAACGGCCCCCTGCGGCACGCCCGCTGGGAAGGCCGCGACGCCGACGGCGCCTTCTACGCGATGGAACGCAACGAGGAGATCCTGCAGATCCTCAAGGTCGAGGGCGAAGCCGCGTCGCTGACCCTGGACACCGTGTCCGAGCGCATGAACCAGGCCCGGACCAACCTCCTGAACGCCCTCCACCGCGCCGAGGAGTGGGGCCTGCCGGTGTCGTCCGACGGCACCGTGGAGATGCCGCCGCAGGACCCGGGCGAGCAGCACGACCCCGACGCCCGGACCGCCCGGCAGAACACGGCGATCCTTCGCGGGCAGCTCCAGGAGCGCATCGACCGCGCCCTGGCCGACGCCCGGGAGGCCAGCGACCAGGGCGCCCGCGCCCTCGGCCGGCTGGACGCGAACATCCTCGCCCGGCCACGGGTGTTCGGCGCGGCGGCGGAGTCCGCCCAGGACGCGAAGGACGTGACCGAGGACCTCGGCCTGACCGAGTACATCCCGGCGAACAAGGACCCGCAGCAGGCCGCCGACTGGTGGAAGTCACTCACCCCCGAGCAGCAGCACGGCTACCTGGCCCTCCACCCCGAGGAGATCGGCCGCCTCGACGGCCTGCCGTCGACCGTCCGGGACGAGGCCAACCGCCTCGTGCTGGAACAGCAGTTGGACGCGCTCAAGGCCGGCGACCCGCGCGGGACGGGGATCACGTACGAGGAGTACAACCAGCGCGAAGCGGCGATGCGCGGGCTGAAGCAGCGGCTGGACCGCCAGGACGGCGAGCCGGAGGCCAAGCGGCTCTTCCTGCTCGGGCTCGACCCCGAGGGCGACGGCCGGGCCATCGTCGCCATGGGCAACCCCGACACCGCCGACCACACCGCCGTCCTGGTCCCGGGCACGGCCACCACCCTGGAGAGCATGCCCGGCCAGATCGAGCGGATCGACCGGCTGCAGAGCTCCGCGCTCGGTTCGGCTCAGCCCGGCCAGTCGGTGTCCGTGATCTCCTGGCTGGGCTACGACGCTCCCGAGGTCGACCTCAGCGTGGCCGGCCGCGGCCGCGCCGAGGACGGCGCCGCCGACATGCGGCAGTTCACCCAGGGCACCCGGGTGGCTCAAGGCGACCACCGCAGCCACCTGACCGTCATCGGTCACAGCTACGGAACCACGGCGGTCGGCGCCGCCGCGGCTGGTGGCCAGGGGCTGGGCGCCGACGACATCGTCGCGATCGCCAGCCCGGGCCTGACCACCGGCAACGCGGCCGACCTGCACATGGATCCGAAACACGTCTGGGTCGGGGCCGCGAGGGACGACAACATCCGGGCCGCCACGGATCTCACCCTCGGCCCTGATCCCATGTACGAGGGCTTCGGCGGAAACAACATCAAGATCGACACCTCCGGCCACAGTGGCTACTGGGACCCCGACAGCCAGAGCCTGCAGAACCAGGGCCGCATCATCGCCGGCCAGCTCCCGGAAACAGTCCCCAAGGAGCGCCGGATCGACCCCAACCCCGGCAACGGGATCGGCCCGAACACCCGAAGCCCCAGGTGA
- a CDS encoding YidB family protein — translation MDSVAHVRGRWRPHGAAPARLTEGVTAMAGNDLGSLLGGLLGGGRGAGSGNLLGALLGALGSGGGDSLSGLLQQLQEGGLGAKARSWVGTGENEPVTGAEVAQALPYQELDLVARQAGLSPEQAADQLAVALPEAVDRLTPQGEVPAGSWEDLIAQAGRR, via the coding sequence GTGGATAGCGTGGCCCATGTCAGGGGCCGGTGGCGGCCGCACGGCGCCGCCCCGGCCCGGCTAACGGAAGGGGTGACAGCCATGGCGGGAAACGACCTCGGAAGTCTGCTGGGCGGACTGCTCGGCGGCGGACGCGGCGCAGGGTCCGGGAATCTTCTGGGTGCTCTCCTCGGCGCGCTCGGCAGCGGCGGCGGCGACTCGTTGAGCGGCCTGCTGCAGCAGCTCCAGGAAGGCGGCCTCGGCGCGAAGGCCCGGTCCTGGGTCGGTACGGGCGAGAACGAGCCCGTCACGGGAGCGGAGGTCGCGCAGGCGCTGCCCTACCAGGAGCTCGACCTCGTCGCACGGCAGGCCGGCCTCTCCCCGGAGCAGGCCGCCGACCAGCTCGCCGTCGCGCTCCCGGAGGCGGTCGACCGGCTCACGCCGCAGGGCGAGGTCCCGGCCGGATCCTGGGAGGACCTGATCGCCCAGGCCGGCAGGCGCTGA